In the Dolichospermum flos-aquae CCAP 1403/13F genome, TTCTGGCTCAATGTCAGGACAACCTATACAGGAGTTAAATAGAGGTTTGGCGGCTTTCAAGGAAGATGTGATGAAAGATGCTCAAGCCTCTTTAAGTGTAGAAGTTGCCATTGTCACCTTTGGACCTGTGAAACTGACGCAAGATTTTGTCACTATAGACCATTTTACACCGCCCAAGCTAGAAACAGAAGGTGTCACACCAATGGGTGAAGCCATTGAATACGCTTTGGATTTATTAGAAACCCGCAAACAGACTTATAAAGATAACGGTGTCCATTATTATCGTCCTTGGGTGTTTTTAATTACCGATGGTGCACCTACAGATTATTGGCAAGGTGCAGCGCAAAGGGTGAGGGAAGAAGAAGAACAGCGCCGAATGTTGTTTTTTACTGTTGGTGTTCAGGGTGCAGATATGAACAAACTTAAACAAATTGCACCTCGTCCTCCAGTAATGCTGAATGGCTTAGATTTTCGCTCTTTATTTCATTGGCTTTCCACTTCCATGAAACGGGTTTCTAGTGGCAAAGTAGAGGAATATTTGCGAGAAACAGATAAACCAGAAGATGATGATCAATATGTGATTGATTTTCTCAATTCTGAAAGGTTAAATTCTCGTACTGATGATGATAAAACTTTGCTTTTGTGTCTCTTTGAATAGGATGCAATTGGTATGACATGAATTTATGCTAGAAATGGCTTATCTGTTGGCTTCAACACCCGCCCAGAAATGAATTTCCGGGCTAATAGCTAAAGTAAACTGAAGTTTACTAAAGAATTTGCAGATCATTTAGTCATCTTTAGATGACTTTTGCTATTAGCAAGGAAATTCATTTCCTTGCGGGTTTTATGTTTTACCAGGAATACCATTTGATATTTATTTCAACCCATCTAATTAAAATTATATGACAGTTTTTACCTGTGCCATTACGGGAAAATCAATTACTCTGTTGGGTAAAGAGATTGCTAATAGTGGTGAAGCGAAAATTTGGCGAACTAATCAAAATGGTTATTTAGCGAAAATTTACCATTCTCCAACACCTGAACGGGTGCAGAAGTTAGCGGTAATGATAGCAAATCCACCCACAGAACCAAATTCCCATCTTCATCATGTTTCCCCTGTCGGGCTTTACCTTCAATTATTGATACAGATTCTTTTCAGGTGATAAATCCGAAAAATGGTAAGGTTTATAATTGTTTAGTTGGTTCTGAGGGATATACTCCACCGCAGGGCAAACGCACCTAAATTCTGTAATCCATGCCCAGCAAGGGTTTTAACTTTTAGTTACAAAACTTAACAATCGTCAAAACCTTTGTCCAGTAAGCATTCTAAAAATAAGATGCGCTTGCCCTGTACTCCACCGGAACTGATTGGCAAAGATTTTGATAGTATTGAGCAAACGGAAGTACATGATAGATTCCGGTTAGGAGTAATTATCTATCAATTATTATTTGGTGGTAATAATCCTTTTCAGGGAAAGTGGACAGGTACGGGGGAAATTCCAGACATAAATGAACTTATCTGTCAGGGTTTATGGATTAATGGGTCAACTAATTTAATTGCAGCAGTAGCAAGAACAATTCCCCTGGAGATTGTTCATCCAGAGATTCAGCAATGTTTTCTGAGATGCTTTAATGATGGGCATAAAAATCCTAATTTCCGCCCTACGGCTAGGAAGTGGTTGGAGGCGTTAAAAGTAGGGAATGATAGGCTAACTATATGTGGCAGGGTAGATAGTCATTACTATAGCCGAACTTATGGTAAATGCTATTGGTGCGATCGCTCTACAAATCTTGGTGTTGATATTTTTCCTGGAGTTGTTAAAGCAAAACCATCTGTTGTGGTGGAATCAACATCACAACCACAAGTTATTAGTAATAGATTCATAGGAAACCTCCTACAAACCCTCTCTGGTCATTCTGACTCGGTTTGGTCAGTAGCATACAGCCCCGATGGTCAAACCCTGGCTAGTGGGAGTGATGACAAGACTATCAAACTGTGGAATGTGAAAACGGGAAACCTACTGCAAACCCTCTCTGGTCATTCTGACATGGTTATTTCAGTAGCATACAGCCCCGATGGTCAAACTCTGGCTAGTGGGAGTTATGACAACACTATCAAGATATGGGATGTAAAAACAGGAAACCTCCTACAAACCCTCTCTGGTCATTCTAGATCGGTTTGGTCAGTAGCATACAGCCCCGATGGTCAAACTCTGGCTAGTGGGAGTTGGGACAACACTATCAAGATATGGGATGTAAAAACAGGAAACCTCCTACAAACCCTCACTGGTCATTCTTCCCCGGTTAGCTCAGTAGCATACAGCCCCGACGGTCAAACCTTGGCTAGTGGGAGTGATGACAAGACTATCAAACTGTGGAATGTGAAAACGGGAAACCTACTGCAAACCCTCACTGGTCATTCTAACCCGGTTGTGTCTGTAGCATACAGTCCCGATGGTCAAACTCTGGCTAGTGGGAGTAGTGACAAGACTATCAAGATATGGCGGTTAAAGTAGTCATTGATAGGATTTTATTAGCAATGGTCTATTTTATCATCCTGTAAATCCTTTAATCCTGGACATCCTGATTCAGACAATTTTACTAACCTATTTCCTCATCATAAATCTATGAATCATAAAGTTTTTTATCTTGATGGTAAAACAATTAATAACAAACAAACATTTTTAAAACAAGCTGCTGAAGCAATGGAATTTCCTACATACTTCGGTGCTAACTGGGATGCTTTTGATGAATGTATCACCGATTTAACATGGTGTCCGGCTCCAGGGCAAGCGCATCTTATTTTTAGAATGCTTACTGGACAAAGGTTTTGACGATTGTTAATTTTTGTAACTAAAGGTTGAAACCCTTGCTGGGCATGGATTACAGAATTTAGGTGCGTTTGCCCTGTGTCCGGCTCAAAGATATGTCATATCATAACATCATGCTGATATCTTTGCTCAAGCTGAACCGACACAGTACCAAATAGCATTGGATATTTTAAATTCAGCCAAAGAATACTGGGAAGCTAATAATATTCCTCTCAAGTTTTTAGTTATTAACAAATAGGTAAAATTATATTTTCACTATTTGGAGATTGTTGGTTGTGGTTGTCAGAATCAGGATAACCAGGATTTAAGGATGTACAGGATTGTAGTTTGTAGATTTTCTGTAAATGTTTAATGATTATAAATTATGATTTAGAGAAAAATATATTTTCTATCATTCACAAAAACCTATATTTTCTAAAAAACATCCTGTTAATCCTGGTAATCCTGATTCAGACATTATTCACTAATACTCCAATCTTCTAAACGCAAATTAGGAACTTTTTCAAAATCTTTAAAATTACGAGTTACTAAAATCCCCTTGACTGATAATGTAATTGCAGCAATGCGTAAATCTTGAGTACCAACGCGGATTTTTTGCTTAACTAATTCAGTGTAAATATTACCCGCAGCTTCGCTAAAATGTAGGACATTTAGACAGGGGAAACGCATCTAATTTTTTTTGACAAAATGTAACTTCTATGAATAGATAAAAAGGGCAGTATTACCATGTTAATATCAAGCCAATAAATGAGTATGAAGAAAATTTGATGGTAAATTCGTTTCTATAAGAATCAATAAAATGAGTTGAAGTGGTATTCTCAATAAAACTAAAGAGACAAAATTCACAAAATGAAGCTACCACCAAAAATCACAATAGTAGATCACTTTAAAGATTTAGAAGATAAAAGAGTTGAGAGAACAAAAAGGCATAAATTAATAGATATAGTAACCATTGCGATTTGTGCAGTGATCTGTGGAGTAGATAGTTGGGTATTGATGGAGGCTTATGGAAAAAAGAAAGAAAAATGGCTAAAACAATTTTTAGAACTTCCAAACGGGATTCCATCTCATGATACATTCGCCAGAGTATTTGCGAGAATAGATCCGCAACAATTTCAGAATTGTTTTTTGAGTTGGATAAAATCTATCAATAAAATTACAGAAGGAGAAGTCATAGCAATAGATGGGAAAACATTAAGGCATTCATATGATAAAGGAAAGGATAAAGGTGCGATTCACATGGTAAGTGCATGGGCAACTAGTAATAAATTAGTATTAGGACAATGTAAAGTAGAAGAAAAGTCAAATGAAATAACAGCCATACCGGAATTAATTAAAGTAAATGTCGCTTTAACCGTGCCATCTTCTTGATTTTCAATTAACACATCATAAGTTAACTTGGGTGCAATTGTGGAAAGAGCATTTTTAACAGCTAAAATCATGATATTTTTACTCTTCTAACTCTGAATTAATTATAACACAATACTTGAAGAAAGTTAAAATTATCATCTACATGATTTTAAGATTTATAGAATTTTATTAGCAATCGTCCATTCTATATTTTATCATCCTGTTAATCCTTTAATCGGTGGACATCCTGATTCAGACAAAAAATATCCTGAAAATCCTCAGAGTAAATTAATTCTCTAGCTTCCTTAATAAAGCCACAAAACCAGCTTGAACAAAATGAATATCAGCCGTTACAGCATAAATTAAACCCTGTTCTTTCATAACAACAAATGAGATACAATCTGTTAGACCCCAACTTTTATCTTGACGACTGTGATAAAGTTCCAGCGCACCCATAAGAAGCGGTGTATCTACACTGACAACTTTGATATTATCTGTTTGATAACACTGATTAATAAACTGAACTGATGCTGTGCGGTTCACTGCACTTAAAGCATTACCAACTTCTATTAAAATGGCTTCTGTTACCCATACTTCAACGGCATTTTTCACCCTTGGTAATAATGCTTTTGCTTGAGTATGGTATTGATCATTCTTATTTAGTAGAGCCTGAATAAATACCGTATCTAAAAATAGTCTTTCCTGATTCATTCTCTGATCTCATTGTCCTGTTTAGGATTACCATATAAATAAAAATCATGTTGACTTGACCAATCACTTGGTGCTTCAATAGTTCCTGTTAATGCCTCTAGCACATCCCAAGCATTACCTTCATTTTTTATATCTTCTAGTGATTCAGTAAACAGAGGATTATCCTTGTGCATTCCTGAAAATTTCAGCCAAGGATGTTCTGTTTTATCTGGTTCAATTTCTAAAGTTACTATTTCTGGTTTTCGTGCTTGAAAAAGCTGAATAAGATTATTTAATGCTTCCTCTTTATTCGCACCTAAACCTTGACATTCTGGTAAACTTAATAATGTCGCTTTCACAGTGCCATCTTCTTGGTTTTCAATTAACACATCATAAGTTAACTTGGGTGCAATTGTGGAAAGAGCATTTTTAACAGCTAAAATCATGATATTTTTACTCTTCTAACTCTGAATTAATTATAACACAATACTTGAACAAAGTTAAAATTATCATCTACATGATTTTAAGATTTATAGATTTTTATTAACAATCGTCCATTTTATATTTTATCATCCTGTAAATCCTCTAATCGGTGGACATTATCTTGACTTCGCTCGATAACCACCTGATTCAGACAATTTTGCTAACCTATTTCCTCACCATAAATCTATGAATCATAAAGTTTTTTATCTTGATGGTAAAAAAATTAATAACAAACAAACATTTTTAAAACAAGCTGCTGAAGCAATGGAAATTCCTCCATACTTCGGCGCTAACTGGGATGCTTTTGATGAATGTATCACCGATTTAACATGGTGTCCGGCTCAAAGATATGTGATATTATATCATCATGCTGATATCTTTGCTCAAGCTGAACCGACACAGTACCAAATAGCATTGGATATTTTAAATTCAGCCAAAGAATACTGGGAAGCTAATAATATTCCTCTGAAGTTTTTAGTTATTAACAAATAGGTAAAGTTACATTTTCACTATTTGGAGATTTTTTGTTGTGGTTGTCTGATAGCGTAGCGTGGCGCAAGCCATATCAGGATAACCAGGATTTTAGGATGTACAGGATTGTTATTTGTAGATTTTCTGTGAATGTTTAATGATTATAAATTATGATTTAGAGAAAAATATATTTTCTATCATTCACAAAAACCTATATTTTCTAAAAAACATCCTGTAAATCCTCTAATCTTGGATATCCTGATTCAGACAAATAACATCCTGTGAATCCTTAAATCCTGGATATCCTGATTACGACATTAAACTTTTAACAAATTTATGCTAAAATAATTAACTAAGCACCATTAGGATATTTTCCAATTATGCAAGTAACAATTGATTTACCAGATAAATTAACAACGAAAATCATAAATCAATTACTAGATACGAATGTTTGTATCATGTATCTCAAGGGTAAATCTCTCAGCATTAATCATCATCTTGATAATTTAGAACCTGAAAAAATTGCGGTTTGTTCTGTAGTCAAAGCTGAATTATTTTATGGTTCTATGCGTAGTAATAATCCTCAAAAAGCCATAGCTGTACAAAAAATATTCATAGAACAATTTGTTTCTTTACCTTTTGATGATGAATGTGCAGAAAATTATGGCAAAATTCGCGCTGATTTAGCAAATTCTGGAACTCCTATTAGTTCAAATGATATACAAATTGCTTCTATTGCTTTAGTTAATAATCTAATTTTAGTTACTCACAATGTCAGGGAATTTAAACAAGTTAAAGGGTTACAAATTGAAGATTGGGAAATTGTCTGATAGTGTAGCACAAGCTATATAAAGTTACCTTTTCACTATTTGGAGATTTTTTGTTGTGGTTATTCTGATATGGCTTGCGCCACGCTACGCTATCAGACAATTATTCATAAATTCGCCTATTTCCTTCTTTCTTGCAACTTCCGATAAACTGCTTTTAAATCAACCTGATGATGCGCTAAGGCTACAAGAGTATGATAAAACAAATCTGCAACTTCACCAGCAATTCCATCGGCATCATCATCCTTACAGGCCATGACTACCTCCGCACTTTCCTCACCAATCTTTTTCAAAATCTTATTATCACCACCAGCCAATAACTTGCAGGTATAAGAATCTTCATTGGGGCGATCGCGGCGATCGCAAATTACCGCAAACAATTGTGATAAACTATCCCCTGGTGGTGGTGTCACCGTGCCATCAACCTGATGAAAACAACTACGTTCTCCAGTATGACAAGCTACATCACCCAACTGCTCCACCCCGATTAACAGAGCATCACTATCACAGTCATAACGAATAGTTTGTACCTTCTGAATATGTCCAGAAGTCGCGCCCTTGTGCCAAAATTCCTGCCGGGAACGACTCCAAAACCAAGTTTCCCCAGTGTCCAAAGTCCTTTGCAACGATTCCCGATTCATCCAAGCCATCATTAACACAGTTCCATCCAAATAATCTTGGATAATTGCCGGCACTAAACCCTTGTCATCGTAGCGAATTTTTTCCACAGGGATAGCAGATGAAAGCGATTTCAGTTCAGAAGAAGACATACCAGTTAATTTACAATAATTCTTTGACTCAAGATACCATTTTCAGCTAATCCCATACCAGAGAAATTCACAAGCAACTTTTCACCCTATCCTAAGATAGAAGCTCAATTTTAATCACCACCTCATAGGAGATACCCTTGGTAAACACCACAATTAAAACCACAAAATCACAAGAAATCTTTGCTGCTGCTCAAAACCTGATGCCCGGAGGAGTCAGTTCTCCCGTTCGCGCTTTTAAATCCGTCGGTGGACAACCCATCGTATTTGATCGTGTTAATGGCGCATATATTTGGGATGTAGACGGCAACAAATACATTGACTATGTTGGGACTTGGGGCCCCGCTATTTGTGGTCATGCTCATCCAGAAGTCATATCCGCACT is a window encoding:
- the vapC gene encoding type II toxin-antitoxin system tRNA(fMet)-specific endonuclease VapC, which encodes MQVTIDLPDKLTTKIINQLLDTNVCIMYLKGKSLSINHHLDNLEPEKIAVCSVVKAELFYGSMRSNNPQKAIAVQKIFIEQFVSLPFDDECAENYGKIRADLANSGTPISSNDIQIASIALVNNLILVTHNVREFKQVKGLQIEDWEIV
- the hisIE gene encoding bifunctional phosphoribosyl-AMP cyclohydrolase/phosphoribosyl-ATP diphosphatase HisIE, whose product is MSSSELKSLSSAIPVEKIRYDDKGLVPAIIQDYLDGTVLMMAWMNRESLQRTLDTGETWFWSRSRQEFWHKGATSGHIQKVQTIRYDCDSDALLIGVEQLGDVACHTGERSCFHQVDGTVTPPPGDSLSQLFAVICDRRDRPNEDSYTCKLLAGGDNKILKKIGEESAEVVMACKDDDADGIAGEVADLFYHTLVALAHHQVDLKAVYRKLQERRK
- a CDS encoding barstar family protein, with translation MNHKVFYLDGKKINNKQTFLKQAAEAMEIPPYFGANWDAFDECITDLTWCPAQRYVILYHHADIFAQAEPTQYQIALDILNSAKEYWEANNIPLKFLVINK
- a CDS encoding barstar family protein — its product is MNHKVFYLDGKTINNKQTFLKQAAEAMEFPTYFGANWDAFDECITDLTWCPAPGQAHLIFRMLTGQRF
- a CDS encoding type II toxin-antitoxin system HicB family antitoxin; translated protein: MILAVKNALSTIAPKLTYDVLIENQEDGTVKATLLSLPECQGLGANKEEALNNLIQLFQARKPEIVTLEIEPDKTEHPWLKFSGMHKDNPLFTESLEDIKNEGNAWDVLEALTGTIEAPSDWSSQHDFYLYGNPKQDNEIRE
- a CDS encoding type II toxin-antitoxin system VapC family toxin; the encoded protein is MNQERLFLDTVFIQALLNKNDQYHTQAKALLPRVKNAVEVWVTEAILIEVGNALSAVNRTASVQFINQCYQTDNIKVVSVDTPLLMGALELYHSRQDKSWGLTDCISFVVMKEQGLIYAVTADIHFVQAGFVALLRKLEN
- a CDS encoding type II toxin-antitoxin system VapC family toxin; translation: MRFPCLNVLHFSEAAGNIYTELVKQKIRVGTQDLRIAAITLSVKGILVTRNFKDFEKVPNLRLEDWSISE
- a CDS encoding vWA domain-containing protein, encoding MPVGLPEFVENPENRCPVILLLDTSGSMSGQPIQELNRGLAAFKEDVMKDAQASLSVEVAIVTFGPVKLTQDFVTIDHFTPPKLETEGVTPMGEAIEYALDLLETRKQTYKDNGVHYYRPWVFLITDGAPTDYWQGAAQRVREEEEQRRMLFFTVGVQGADMNKLKQIAPRPPVMLNGLDFRSLFHWLSTSMKRVSSGKVEEYLRETDKPEDDDQYVIDFLNSERLNSRTDDDKTLLLCLFE